In Palaemon carinicauda isolate YSFRI2023 chromosome 28, ASM3689809v2, whole genome shotgun sequence, a single genomic region encodes these proteins:
- the LOC137621892 gene encoding uncharacterized protein: MQLDRKNVTADPFVIYGYYDLLQRAQERLGISNRPECIWNLDETGFPHDPPKCETIGSVGKKTIHVVYGANRENITVLAMCCADGTTLPPIVVFRGKHMQSTWKSTQDIPGTQYAVSENGWMTRPIFEDIFKYFVDETKDTHPLLLILDGHISHTSIATFELAKKENISILKLPDVLQPLDVTCFAPLKNYYQYALNDHVNKTGAREPLRKCGFVNMLCSVCEKRLSPQNIKK, encoded by the coding sequence ATGCAGTTAGATCGAAAAAATGTAACTGctgacccttttgtgatttatggatatTACGACTTGCTTCAGAGAGCACAAGAACGTCTTGGTATAAGTAATAGACCAGAATGTATTTGGAATCTTGATGAGACAGGGTTTCCTCATGACCCACCAAAATGCGAGACCATAGGTTCAGTGGGGAAGAAAACCATACATGTTGTCTATGGAGCAAATCGGGAAAATATCACTGTTCTTGCTATGTGTTGTGCAGATGGTACTACTCTTCCTCCTATAGTGGTATTTAGAGGAAAGCACATGCAAAGTACCTGGAAAAGTACACAAGACATTCCTGGAACACAATATGCTGTTTCCGAAAATGGTTGGATGACAAGACCAATCTTCGAGGACATTTTCAAGTATTTCGTAGACGAAACAAAAGACACGCATCCTTTACTGTTAATTCTCGATGGCCATATTAGTCATACCTCAATAGCAACTTTTGAATTGGCGAAGAAAGAAAACATATCTATATTAAAACTTCCTGATGTTCTTCAACCACTTGATGTTACCTGTTTTGCCCCATTGAAGAATTACTATCAATATGCTTTGAATGATCATGTCAATAAAACAGGAGCACGAGAACCACTGAGAAAATGTGGTTTTGTAAATATGCTATGCTCAGTTTGTGAGAAAAGACTCTCCCCACAGAATATAAAGAAATGA